In a genomic window of Chaetodon auriga isolate fChaAug3 chromosome 1, fChaAug3.hap1, whole genome shotgun sequence:
- the afg2b gene encoding ATPase family gene 2 protein homolog B: MSLRLLSVDPSDQGSQRCRLGPGLMSALGLSLGSPLLVSVPGGSCLCTAWPRADLAEGFLQVDLKCSSPSLISHPPTHLSLDPGHLTPVPCPKLKDVKITVVVQSADFKKHTPPRLVHELVKDMLKGSYIHKKHVINLEDFDTEIRYVVIESINQDSSNTGFITSKTAVEIAGIQTVRHHRSQLQDQHTVPLGGLEEVSTSLREMLQLPLLYPSTLSSLGVSCPRGVLLVGPPGVGKTLLVRRVVAEVGASLVVVRGPEVVGSRPGESEEKLRDVFERARSAAEEGPCVLFLDELDSLCPRRAGSSAPENRLVAQLLTLMDGMNQSDRFLIVGATNRPDSLDPALRRPGRFDREVIIGAPTLQQRKAILSVLCEKMPVCPSVDMAALAQTTTGYVGADLSALCREAAMHAIRENSKGSGEQAVGMKHFQEALKSVRPSCLRSSLGRTELSPTSWEQIGGLEEVKLKLRQSIEWPMRYPEAFVHLGLCRPRGVLLYGPPGCAKTTLVKAAATSSHSAFLTVSGADLYSPYVGDSEKALAQLFRQARACAPCLLFLDEIDSLIGSRSNGQTANSAQTRLLSVLLNEMDGVGLKTLERRGTEKILQAEGGEESHTQEQLDCQEVCNKDVMVIAATNRPDCLDSALLRPGRLDHIIYVPPPDQQSRLCILRVCTESMPVGDDVCLEELAAKTELYSGADLENLCKEAALLALQEENMEASSVKHTYFLRSLSKMSPSLTAQQIHTYQTPPR; encoded by the exons ATGTCTctgaggctgctgtcagtggacCCATCAGACCAGGGCTCTCAGAGATGCAGGCTGGGGCCAGGCTTGATGTCAGCGTTGGGTCTGAGTCTGGGCTCCCCTCTGCTGGTGTCTGTTCCCGGGGGAAGCTGCCTGTGCACCGCCTGGCCCCGGGCTGACCTGGCCGAGGGCTTTCTACAGGTGGACCTAAAATGTTCTTCTCCCAGTCTGATCtctcacccacccacacatcTGAGCCTGGACCCTGGCCACCTCACACCGGTACCCTGCCCCAAACTGAAAGACGTGAAGATAACTGTTGTGGTCCAGAGTGCTGATTTTAAGAAACACACACCCCCTCGCCTTGTTCATGAGCTTGTTAAAGACATGCTGAAAGGTTCATACATCCACAAGAAGCATGTGATAAACCTGGAGGATTTTGATACAGAGATTAGATATGTTGTTATTGAAAGCATCAATCAGGATTCTTCCAACACTGGATTCATCACCTCAAAAACTGCTGTGGAGATCGCAGGCATCCAGACTGTCCGGCATCACAGGAGTCAGCTGCAGGACCAGCACACGGTCCCACTGGGGGGTCTGGAGGAG GTGAGCACCTCGCTGagagagatgctgcagctgcccCTGCTCTATCCCAGCACGCTGAGCTCTCTTGGTGTGTCGTGTCCCAGAGGTGTGCTCCTGGTGGGGCCTCCAGGTGTGGGCAAGACCCTGCTGGTCCGCAGAGTGGTGGCGGAGGTGGGAGCCAGCCTGGTGGTGGTCAGAGGGCCAGAG GTGGTGGGATCGCGGCCGGGTGAGAGTGAGGAGAAGCTGCGTGATGTGTTTGAGCGGGCTCGATCGGCCGCTGAAGAGGGTCCGTGTGTGCTGTTCTTGGATGAGCTGGACTCTCTGTGTCCGAGGAGAGCCGGCTCGTCGGCACCAGAGAACCGCCTGGTTGCTCAGCTTCTCACGCTGATGGATGGGATGAATCAGTCTGATCGCTTCCTCATAGTCGGAGCCACCAACCGGCCGGACAGCTTAGACCCAGCACTGCGCCGTCCTGGAAGATTTGACAGAGAG GTTATCATTGGAGCTCCCACCTTACAGCAGAGAAAGGCCAtcctgtctgttctgtgtgagAAGATGCCTGTTTGTCCCAGTGTGGACATGGCAGCGCTTGCACAGACAACTACAGGCTATGTAGGAGCAGACCTCAGCGCCCTGTGCAGGGAGGCTGCCATGCACGCTATACGGGAGAACTCGAAG GGTTCAGGAGAGCAGGCAGTGGGTATGAAGCACTTCCAGGAGGCCCTGAAGTCGGTGCGTCCCTCCTGCTTGCGGAGCAGCCTGGGCAGGACGGAGCTTTCTCCAACGTCTTGGGAGCAGATAGGAGGTCTGGAGGAGGTCAAGCTCAAACTAAGACAG AGTATCGAGTGGCCGATGAGATACCCCGAGGCGTTTGTTCATCTGGGTCTGTGCCGGCCCCGCGGCGTGCTGCTCTACGGACCTCCAGGATGTGCAAAGACGACGCTTGTCAAGGCTGCAGCCACCTCATCTCACTCTGCCTTCCTGACTGTCAGTGGTGCTGACCTCTACTCTCCCTATGTCGGAGACTCAGAGAAGGCTTTAGCACAG CTGTTTCGCCAGGCCCGGGCCTGCGCTCCCTGTCTCCTGTTCCTTGACGAGATTgactctctgattggctcacgGTCAAACGGTCAGACAGCTAACAGCGCACAGACAcgcctcctctctgtgctcctgAACGAGATGGATGGGGTCGGCCTGAAGacgctggagaggagagggacggAGAAGATCCTCCAGGCAGAGGGAGGCGAGGAGAGTCATACACAGGAACAG CTTGACTGCCAGGAAGTATGCAACAAAGATGTGATGGTTATAGCTGCCACAAACAGACCTGACTGCTTAGACAGCGCCCTCCTCAGACCTGGCAGGCTGGACCACATCATCTACGTCCCACCACCTGACCAGCAG TCTCGTCTTTGCATCCTGAGGGTGTGTACGGAATCGATGCCAGTGGGTGATGACGTGTGTCTGGAGGAGCTGGCTGCAAAGACGGAGCTGTACTCTGGAGCTGACCTGGAAAATCTGTGTAAAGAG gCTGCCCTGTTGGCGCTACAAGAGGAGAACATGGAAGCCtcttcagtcaaacacacatacttCCTCCGGTCGCTCAGCAAAATGAGCCCCTCTCTCACTGCCCAGCAGATCCACACATATCAAACACCTCCCAGATGA
- the coxfa4l3 gene encoding normal mucosa of esophagus-specific gene 1 protein, which translates to MVGFFQMLRKKKELIPLIGFMAFAATGATSAAIYFLFTKPDVILNKTKNPEPWERVDPTKPQKLITINQQWKPVEELQLVKSLTK; encoded by the exons ATGGTTGGATTTTTCCAAAtgttgagaaagaaaaaggag CTGATCCCTCTGATAGGGTTCATGGCTTTTGCTGCAACAGGAGCCACTTCTGCTGCTATCTACTTCCTATTTACTAAACCTGATGTTAT TTTGAACAAAACTAAAAACCCAGAGCCATGGGAGAGAGTGGACCCAACAAAACCCCAAAAG CTCATCACCATCAATCAGCAGTGGAAGccagtggaggagctgcagctggtgaagaGCCTCACCAAGTAA
- the dtwd1 gene encoding tRNA-uridine aminocarboxypropyltransferase 1 — protein sequence MSSLDQDQRPHPSCRDKTTVSSDSSDAHELAKLPLQGLKLASCAVLEEAQQRGRLKCTKCGGSRMFFCYTCCSLVGVTLQEIPLIKLPLKIDIIKHPNETDGKSTAIHAKILAPGDVTIYTYPCIPDFNKDEVVLVFPGPGAVSVQDMMQCLHDQTDSKSHYSSEEPCVKRLKSEEIEGATHNAENPGSGTTDEAKGLESRVYPLQRVVFIDSTWNQTNKISTDERLQDLLRVELKMRKTCFWRRQKGKPDTYLATIEAIYYFLKDFHEHCLAQEYNGEYDNLLFFYSYLHSVVNRAKTKENAERKN from the exons ATGAGTAGTCTGGATCAAGACCAGCGTCCCCATCCCAGTTGCCGTGACAAAACAACAGTCTCCAGTGATTCATCAGACGCTCACGAGCTCGCCAAGCTGCCTCTCCAAGGGCTAAAATTGGCATCGTGTGCAGTGCTGGAGGAAGCGCAGCAGAGGGGCAGGTTGAAATGCACTAAATGTGGAGGATCAAGGATGTTCTTCTGCTACACATGCTGCTCATTAGTGGGTGTCACTCTGCAAGAAATCCCCTTAATCAAG CTCCCCTTGAAGATAGACATCATCAAGCATCCCAATGAGACCGATGGAAAGAGCACTGCAATCCACGCCAAGATCCTCGCCCCTGGCGACGTCACCATATACACTTACCCCTGCATACCTGACTTTAACAAGGACGAG GTGGTGTTGGTGTTCCCTGGTCCAGGGGCTGTCTCAGTTCAAGACATGATGCAGTGTTTGCATGACCAAACTGACAGCAAGTCACATTACAGCTCTGAGGAACCCTGCGTAAAGAGGCTGAAAAGTGAGGAAATTGAAGGCGCCACACACAATGCAGAGAACCCAGGGTCAGGGACCACAGATGAAGCAAAAGGCTTGGAGTCAAGGGTGTATCCCCTACAGAGGGTGGTCTTCATTGACAGCACATGGAACCAGACCAACAAGATCAGCACAGACGAGAGACTGCAAG ATTTGCTCCGGGTTGAGCTGAAGATGAGGAAAACGTGTTTCTGGCGCCGTCAGAAGGGCAAACCGGACACTTACCTTGCTACTATCGAGGCTATTTACTATTTCCTCAAGGACTTCCACGAGCATTGCCTTGCTCAAGAGTACAACGGAGAATATGACAACCTTCTCTTCTTCTACTCCTACCTGCACTCAGTTGTCAACAGAGCTAAGACTAAGGAAAATgctgagaggaaaaactga
- the nnt2 gene encoding NAD(P) transhydrogenase, mitochondrial, which translates to MSTLLRCISSSSVTLFQQGVRQKIPGRRHFRTFSALWDQKAPRGVLYKDLVVGVPKETVQNERRVALSPAGVEALVKMGFKVQVESGAGEESKFSDQHYKDAGATITDVKGAFGSDLVLKVRAPSLSEADFLKSKSTLVSFIYPAQNTELMKKLSERKSTVLAMDQVPRVTIAQGYDALSSMANIAGYKAVVLAANHFGRFFTGQITAAGKVPPAKVLVIGGGVAGLAAAGAAKSMGAIVRGFDTRPAALEQFKSFGAEPLEVDLKESGEGVGGYAKEMSKEFIEAEMALFARQCKEVDIVISTALIPGKRAPILIKKEFVESMKDGSVVVDLAAEAGGNIETTRPGDLYVHKGVTHIGYTDLPSRLATQASTLYSNNVLKLLKAISPDKEYFHYQPTNEFDYGTIDHVIRGTLVMKEGENMFPSPLPKTAPPAPVKQKTVAELEAEKAAVISPFKRTMTSAGVYTAGVSTCLALGIISPNAAFTQMVTTFGLAGIVGYHTVWGVTPALHSPLMSVTNAISGLTAVGGLVLMGGGLAPSSLPESLALAAAFVSSINIAGGFLITQRMLDMFKRPTDPPEYNYLYALPGAAFVGGYGATVAAGYNIEQMMYLGSGLCCVGALAGLSAQGTSRLGNALGMMGVAGGIAATLGSLKPSPELLSQMSLAMATGGTLGLTIAKRIEISDLPQLVAAFHSLVGLAAVLTCIAEFMIEYPHLDSHPAAGVLKTVAYFGTYIGGVTFSGSLVAYGKLQGLLNSAPLLLPGRHALNAGLMAASVGGMVPFMLSSSYATGMGCLMGVSGLSTIMGVTLTAAIGGADMPVVITVLNSYSGWALCAEGFLLDNNLMTIVGALIGSSGAILSYIMCVAMNRSLPNVILGGYGTTSTAGGKPMEIVGTHTEVNVDQTIDIIKEANSIIITPGWGLCAAKAQYPIADMVKMLKEQGKSVRFGIHPVAGRMPGQLNVLLAEAGVPYDVVLEMDEINDDFPETDLTLVIGANDTVNSAAQEDPNSIIAGMPVLEVWKSKQVIVMKRTLGVGYAAVDNPIFYKPNTSMLLGDAKKTCDSLQAKIREAYY; encoded by the exons ATGTCGACCCTCCTGCGGTGCATCTCCAGCtcttctgtcactttgtttCAGCAAGGGGTCCGTCAGAAGATACCTGGAAGGAGGCATTTCAGGACTTTCTCTGCATTATGGGACCAAAAGGCCCCCAGAG gtgtgctCTACAAAGACCTGGTGGTTGGCGTTCCGAAGGAGACGGTACAGAATGAGCGCCGGGTAGCGTTGTCTCCTGCTGGGGTGGAGGCGTTGGTCAAGATGGGCTTCAAGGTGCAGGTGGAGagtggagctggagaggaatCCAAGTTCTCTGATCAGCATTACAAAGATGCTGGAGCCACCATCACTGATGTCAAGGGAGCTTTTGGCTCAGACTTGGTCCTCAAG GTCCGGGCCCCCAGTTTGAGCGAGGCAGACTTCCTGAAGTCCAAGTCCACCTTGGTGAGCTTCATCTATCCAGCAcagaacacagagctgatgaagaagctgtcagagaggaagagcacagTGCTGGCCATGGATCAGGTGCCCAGAGTCACCATTGCACAGGGCTACGATGCACTCAGCTCCATGGCTAACATCGCTGG GTACAAGGCTGTGGTCCTGGCTGCCAACCACTTCGGCAGGTTCTTTACTGGTcagatcacagcagcaggaaaagtaCCCCCAGCTAAG GTTCTGGTTATTGGAGGTGGAGTGGCTGGTTTGGCAGCAGCAGGGGCAGCCAAGTCCATGGGAGCCATCGTCAGAGGATTTGACACCAG GCCGGCAGCCCTGGAGCAGTTCAAGTCATTTGGGGCAGAGCCTTTAGAAGTGGACCTGAAAGAGTCTGGCGAGGGGGTCGGAGGTTATGCCAAAGAGATGTCGAAGGAGTTCATTGAGGCTGAGATGGCCCTTTTCGCCAGGCAGTGTAAAGAGGTCGACATTGTCATCAGCACTGCCCTGATTCCAG GGAAGCGGGCTCCCATTCTGATCAAGAAGGAGTTTGTGGAGTCGATGAAGGACGGCTCCGTGGTGGTGGATCTGGCCGCAGAGGCAGGGGGCAACATCGAGACCACCAGGCCAGGAGATCTGTACGTTCACAAG GGAGTAACACACATCGGCTACACAGACCTGCCCAGCCGCTTGGCCACCCAGGCCAGCACCCTGTATTCAAACAACgtactgaagctgctgaaggcCATTAGCCCAGACAAGGAATACTTCCACTATCAGCCCACAAATGAATTCGACTATGGAACAATTGACCATGTCATCCGTGGGACTCTTGTTATGAAG GAAGGCGAGAACATGTTCCCGTCCCCCCTCCCCAAGACAGCGCCCCCAGCCCCggtaaaacagaaaacagtcgCAGAGCTGGAGGCTGAGAAAGCGGCTGTGATCTCTCCCTTTAAACGCACCATGACCTCTGCTGGCGTCTACACTGCAG GTGTGTCCACCTGTCTGGCTCTGGGCATCATCTCCCCCAACGCAGCTTTCACTCAGATGGTCACCACCTTCGGCTTGGCTGGGATTGTGGGATACCACACCGTGTGGGGCGTGACCCCCGCTCTGCACTCGCCCCTCATGTCTGTCACCAACGCCATCTCAG gtCTGACAGCGGTTGGAGGTTTGGTGCTGATGGGTGGGGGTCTCGCACCCTCCAGCCTGCCCGAGAGTCTCGCTCTTGCTGCTGCCTTTGTTTCCTCCATCAACATTGCCG GCGGTTTCCTGATCACTCAGAGGATGCTGGACATGTTCAAGCGTCCCACTGACCCTCCTGAGTACAACTACCTGTATGCGCTGCCTGGGGCTGCATTTGTTGGAGGGTATGGAGCCACAGTGGCTGCTGGGTACAACATAGAGCAG aTGATGTACTTGGGCTCAGGCTTGTGTTGTGTCGGGGCGCTGGCAGGCCTCTCTGCTCAGGGCACCAGTCGCTTGGGGAACGCCCTGGGCATGATGGGAGTGGCAGGGGGCATCGCCGCCACCCTCGGTTCCCTCAAACCCTCACCGGAGCTGCTGTCTCAGATGTCCCTGGCCATGGCCACTGGGGGGACCCTGG GTCTCACTATTGCCAAGCGCATTGAAATCTCAGACTTGCCGCAGCTTGTGGCAGCCTTCCACAGCCTTGTAGGGCTGGCAGCCGTTCTCACCTGCATCGCCGAGTTCATGATTGAGTACCCCCACCTGGACAGTCACCCTGCCGCCGGTGTGCTCAAGACTGTGGCGTATTTTGGCACCTACATCGGAGGGGTCACTTTCAGTGGCTCACTGGTGGCCTACGGCAAGCTTCAAG GCCTCCTGAACTCCGCCCCCCTGCTGTTGCCGGGACGACACGCATTGAACGCTGGTCTGATGGCAGCATCAGTGGGAGGCATGGTGCCCTTCATGCTCAGTTCCAGCTACGCTACCGGCATGGGGTGTCTAATGGGAGTGTCTGGGCTTTCCACTATTATG GGTGTAACTCTGACAGCTGCCATCGGGGGCGCTGACATGCCCGTGGTCATCACCGTATTGAACAGCTACTCTGGCTGGGCGCTCTGTGCTGAGGGCTTCTTACTAGACAACAATCTCATGACGATTGTCGGTGCTCTGATCGGCTCCTCCGGTGCCATCCTCTCCTACATCATGTGTGTG GCCATGAACCGCTCCCTGCCCAATGTGATCCTGGGTGGGTACGGCACCACCTCCACAGCGGGCGGTAAGCCCATGGAGATTGTTGGCACTCACACTGAGGTCAACGTGGATCAGACCATTGACATAATCAAAGAAGccaacagcatcatcatcacaccaG gTTGGGGTCTGTGTGCAGCAAAAGCCCAGTACCCAATTGCAGACATGGTGAAGATGCTGAAGGAACAGGGGAAGAGTGTCAG GTTTGGTATCCACCCGGTGGCCGGCCGTATGCCCGGCCAGCTGAACGTCCTCTTGGCTGAAGCTGGTGTTCCCTATGATGTGGTCCTGGAGATGGATGAGATCAATGATGACTTCCCAG agacagacttgACACTGGTCATCGGAGCCAACGACACAGTGAATTCTGCAGCACAAGAAGATCCCAACTCCATAATTGCTGGTATGCCTGTTTTGGAGGTGTGGAAGTCCAAACAG GTGATCGTGATGAAGCGTACACTGGGCGTGGGCTACGCCGCCGTAGATAACCCCATTTTCTACAAGCCCAACACATCAATGTTGCTGGGAGATGCCAAGAAGACATGTGACAGCCTGCAAGCCAAGATCAGAGAGGCCTACTACTAG